AGGCCCTGCTGTGCCCCGCGTGCGTGGAGACCCGGCGCATGGGCACGGTGGAGTACACCGTCTGCGTGCGCTGCGAGGGCACGGCGAACGTGCTGCTGCGCCACCGCTCCCAGCGCGCCTTCCGGACGCGCCTGTCGGGCGCGCTGCGCTTTCCCTTCACCGTTCCGGGCCTGCAGACGCTCCTGGCCGTCAGCCTGATGCTGGCCGTGCTGCGCGTGCTCGGGATGGGCGTGCGCATCCTGGTGGTGCTGCCCATGGCGCTCGGGCTGGGCATCTTCTGGTCCACGTTCTTCGCGCTGGTGCGCGGCGCGGCGCGGGGCGACGCGGATCCCGAAGGCCCCGGCTTCACCAGCATCCTCCAGGACAACATCGTCCCGGGCCTGCGCGGCCTCGGTGTCACCGTGGGTGTCCTCGCGCCCGCGCTCGCTCGCGCCTGGAACCTGCTGCCCTCCGCGTCCGGGTACGAGACCGTGGGGCGCGTCATGGTCCCGCGCGAGGCACTGGAACAGCCCGTGGTGTGGGAGGACCCGCTCTTCTGGGGGCTCGCCGGGCTGGGGCTCCTGTGGATGCCGTGGGCGCTGCTGCTGGCCTCCACGTCGCAGTCGGTGTTCACCGCCCTGAACCCCCTGCGCACGCTCCAGTGCCTGCGGACGGTGGGGCGCGACGCGGGGTGGGTGACGGGCGTGTTCGTGCTGCTGGCGCTCGCCCACGTGGGGATGCACCAGGCCGCGGGGTGGGCGTCCTTTCTGCCCGTGCCCTTCGTCTCCACGTGGCTCGCGGAGGCGCTCACCTGCCTGGTGCCCTTCGCCGCCGCGAACCTGCTGGGGCTCGTGCTGTACGTGCACGGGGATGCGCTGGGCTACCTGCCCGCGCGTGACTTCCTGGAGGCCACGCTGGGTGACACCGCGCCCCAGCGCGTGCCCGTGTCCCTGCGCGAGTCCCCGCTGCCCGAAGCCCCCGCGCCCGACGCCGCCGGAGTCGAGGCCCGGGTGGCCGAGCTGGGCGCGGCGGTGGAGGCGCGCGACGTGGCGAAGGCGCTGGCGCTGTATGGCGCGCTCCACGTTCTGCCCCGCCTGAGGCTTTTGCCTTCACACCATCTGTTCATTGGCCAGGCCGCGGCAGTGGAAGGAGATTTCCCACTGTCGGTCAAAGCGTTGGAAGCCGCGGCGGACACGGCGCCGGATGAACCCACCGCGCCCCGCGCGCTGGTGCTGCTGGCGCGTGTGCAGGGGGAGAAGATGGGAAACACAATGCGCGCGGAGGAGATCTACCGGTACATCGTGCATCGTTATCCGGACACGGATGCCGCACGTTTTGCCCATGCGCGGCTGCCGCCCGCCGCATGACCCGCGCATTGCAGCACCCGTCCCCCGGTACCAGATTCCGTGCATGGAACGGGTTGGGGGCGTGGGGATGGGGAAGCAGTGGAGACGGTATGGTTGGTTGGGGCTCCTCGCGAGCGTGCTGGTGACGGGCTGTGATGAAGCCCCCAGCGCGAACCGGCACGAGGACACCTGCGCGGAGCCGATGTCGCTGCGCGTGGAGGTGATGTCGTCGGACGGCGCGTACATCCAGGGCGCATCCGTGACGGCCACCAACCTGGAGAGCAACGTCAGCATCACCGGCGTGACGGATGACCGGGGCGTCACCACGGCCATCAACGAAACGCTCGCGCCCAGCCCCATCCGCGTGGTGGCCACGGCGGGCTCGCACGTGACGCTCGCGGAGCGCGTGGAGTGGGCCTGCGACGAGTGCCACTGCACGCCTGTTCCCGACACGGTGACGCTCAAGCTCCA
The sequence above is drawn from the Corallococcus sp. NCRR genome and encodes:
- a CDS encoding tetratricopeptide repeat protein translates to MAPSLPTPPSCAGHPDAAAGWRCEHCEALLCPACVETRRMGTVEYTVCVRCEGTANVLLRHRSQRAFRTRLSGALRFPFTVPGLQTLLAVSLMLAVLRVLGMGVRILVVLPMALGLGIFWSTFFALVRGAARGDADPEGPGFTSILQDNIVPGLRGLGVTVGVLAPALARAWNLLPSASGYETVGRVMVPREALEQPVVWEDPLFWGLAGLGLLWMPWALLLASTSQSVFTALNPLRTLQCLRTVGRDAGWVTGVFVLLALAHVGMHQAAGWASFLPVPFVSTWLAEALTCLVPFAAANLLGLVLYVHGDALGYLPARDFLEATLGDTAPQRVPVSLRESPLPEAPAPDAAGVEARVAELGAAVEARDVAKALALYGALHVLPRLRLLPSHHLFIGQAAAVEGDFPLSVKALEAAADTAPDEPTAPRALVLLARVQGEKMGNTMRAEEIYRYIVHRYPDTDAARFAHARLPPAA
- a CDS encoding carboxypeptidase-like regulatory domain-containing protein gives rise to the protein MERVGGVGMGKQWRRYGWLGLLASVLVTGCDEAPSANRHEDTCAEPMSLRVEVMSSDGAYIQGASVTATNLESNVSITGVTDDRGVTTAINETLAPSPIRVVATAGSHVTLAERVEWACDECHCTPVPDTVTLKLQD